A genomic window from Calonectris borealis chromosome 26, bCalBor7.hap1.2, whole genome shotgun sequence includes:
- the TSHB gene encoding thyrotropin subunit beta isoform X1, whose protein sequence is MVSFIRDTSSLASTKYFAISMSPFFVMSLLFGLTFGQTASLCAPSEYIIHVEKRECAYCLAINTTICAGFCMTRDSNGKKLLLKSALSQNVCTYKEMFYQTALIPGCPHHTIPYYSYPVAVSCKCGKCNTDYSDCVHEKVRTNYCTKPQKLCNM, encoded by the exons ATGGTCTCTTTTATAAGAGATACATCATCTTTGGCCTCAACAAAGTACTTTGCCATAAG CATGAGTCCCTTCTTTGTGATGTCTCTCCTCTTTGGCCTGACTTTCGGTCAAACAGCATCACTTTGTGCTCCTTCTGAGTATATAATCCATGTGGAGAAAAGGGAATGTGCCTACTGCCTGGCCATCAACACCACCATCTGCGCTGGATTTTGCATGACTCGG gacAGCAATGGCAAGAAGCTGCTACTCAAAAGTGCTCTGTCCCAGAACGTGTGCACATATAAAGAGATGTTTTATCAAACAGCACTGATTCCGGGCTGTCCTCATCACACCATCCCTTATTATTCCTACCCTGTGGCTGTGAGCTGCAAATGTGGTAAATGTAACACTGATTATAGTGACTGTGTTCATGAGAAGGTTAGGACAAACTATTGCACTAAACCACAGAAGCTCTGTAATATGTAA
- the TSHB gene encoding thyrotropin subunit beta isoform X2: MSPFFVMSLLFGLTFGQTASLCAPSEYIIHVEKRECAYCLAINTTICAGFCMTRDSNGKKLLLKSALSQNVCTYKEMFYQTALIPGCPHHTIPYYSYPVAVSCKCGKCNTDYSDCVHEKVRTNYCTKPQKLCNM; the protein is encoded by the exons ATGAGTCCCTTCTTTGTGATGTCTCTCCTCTTTGGCCTGACTTTCGGTCAAACAGCATCACTTTGTGCTCCTTCTGAGTATATAATCCATGTGGAGAAAAGGGAATGTGCCTACTGCCTGGCCATCAACACCACCATCTGCGCTGGATTTTGCATGACTCGG gacAGCAATGGCAAGAAGCTGCTACTCAAAAGTGCTCTGTCCCAGAACGTGTGCACATATAAAGAGATGTTTTATCAAACAGCACTGATTCCGGGCTGTCCTCATCACACCATCCCTTATTATTCCTACCCTGTGGCTGTGAGCTGCAAATGTGGTAAATGTAACACTGATTATAGTGACTGTGTTCATGAGAAGGTTAGGACAAACTATTGCACTAAACCACAGAAGCTCTGTAATATGTAA